From Diaminobutyricibacter sp. McL0608, one genomic window encodes:
- a CDS encoding aminotransferase, translating into MTDPTDDERTVPNFDFLAQRSALPRPSVSPHEAVAIAGERFGVSGDVRELGSQQDRNFRIDAAEGRYVLKIANPAFDADELIAQNLAMGALHDRGVTAPHAVPGLDGADLQRVELHGQSIIARLLTYVDGSPLTGEGDLSDAQLRALGDIAGRVAAGLADLDHPGTERSTQWDLRIAGEVVEQLAGHVAHPARRRQVEETTRAALGRLAPLRDSLRTGVIHGDVTDDNIVVDLSDPDAPAGVIDFGDVSRGWLVAELAVAVASALHHVPTDPLRVLETIDAFAAHVPLTDAEIAALWPLVVLRAAVLVVSGEQQVAVDADNTYADENRAHEWLVFAVARRIDPDEAESLIRWRLQQHDPASRSSVALDRIFGGDLDEANVLDLSVTSHLLDDGRWLEPGIEDGLLKEVGRSTGAAVTRYGEFRLTRSVPESALPTPTFALAVTARVPAGTVVQAPVAGLLRQEGDARVLSAEGMDVWLDGLIASGAVPRRVAAGDPIGVTETLTVQLSRVAGHRPPPFVRPGAEDSWRRLSPDPSMLFGIGLAATIVDPDALLGRRDATFARVQEHYYVHPPLIERGWRHHLIDTRGQTYVDMVNNVTAVGHAHPRLVSAVRDQWALLNTNSRFHYEELSAFTSRLAELAPDPLDTVFLVNSGSEAVDLALRLAQTVTGRRTIMAVREAYHGWTVGADAVSSSIGDNPRALETRPDWVRLVEPPHSYRGKYRGADAATGYLADLASDLEALDDAGVGLAGFIAEPVFGNAGGVMLPDGYLAGAFELVRRRGGLCIADEVQVGYGRLGEYFWGSEQQGVVPDIITVAKAMGNGHPLGAVITTRAIADRFAAEGSFFSSAGGSPVSARVGLTVLDIMRDEHLQENARVVGAHLAGRLEELARRFPIIGAVHGLGLYLGVELVRDPVTLEPAGAEAARICDALLAEGCIVQPTGDHKNVLKIKPPLCLTIEAADFFADALERVLAD; encoded by the coding sequence GTGACCGACCCGACAGACGATGAGAGAACCGTGCCGAACTTCGACTTCCTCGCGCAGCGTTCCGCCCTGCCGCGACCCTCGGTCAGCCCCCACGAGGCTGTGGCGATCGCCGGCGAGCGCTTCGGTGTGAGCGGCGATGTGAGGGAACTGGGGAGCCAGCAGGATCGCAACTTCCGCATCGACGCGGCAGAGGGCCGCTACGTTCTCAAGATCGCCAACCCGGCTTTCGACGCCGACGAACTCATCGCCCAGAATCTCGCGATGGGGGCGCTCCACGATCGCGGAGTGACGGCACCGCACGCGGTCCCCGGACTCGACGGCGCCGACCTGCAGCGCGTCGAACTCCACGGACAGTCGATCATCGCCCGGCTGCTCACCTATGTCGATGGCTCGCCCCTGACCGGCGAAGGCGACCTCTCCGATGCGCAGCTCCGCGCACTCGGAGACATCGCCGGGCGCGTCGCAGCCGGCCTCGCGGACCTCGACCACCCGGGCACCGAGCGCTCGACGCAATGGGACCTTCGGATCGCTGGGGAGGTCGTCGAGCAGCTGGCCGGGCACGTCGCCCACCCGGCACGGCGCCGCCAGGTCGAAGAGACGACGCGGGCCGCGCTTGGCCGGCTCGCGCCCCTGCGCGACTCACTGCGCACCGGTGTCATCCACGGCGACGTCACGGACGACAACATCGTCGTCGATCTGAGCGATCCGGATGCGCCGGCCGGCGTCATCGACTTCGGCGATGTGTCCCGCGGCTGGCTCGTCGCCGAGCTGGCCGTCGCCGTCGCGTCAGCACTGCATCACGTCCCGACCGATCCACTCCGGGTGCTGGAGACGATCGACGCTTTCGCCGCTCACGTGCCCCTCACCGACGCGGAGATCGCGGCGCTGTGGCCGCTCGTCGTCCTCCGGGCAGCCGTGCTCGTCGTCAGTGGCGAGCAGCAGGTCGCGGTGGATGCCGACAACACCTATGCGGACGAGAACCGGGCCCACGAATGGCTGGTCTTCGCCGTCGCCCGGCGGATCGATCCTGACGAGGCGGAGTCGCTCATCCGGTGGAGGCTGCAGCAGCACGACCCAGCGAGCAGGTCGTCGGTGGCACTCGACCGCATCTTCGGTGGCGACCTCGATGAGGCGAATGTGCTCGACCTGTCGGTGACCAGCCATCTCCTCGACGACGGTCGCTGGCTGGAGCCCGGCATCGAAGACGGGCTGCTGAAGGAGGTCGGGCGCTCGACCGGCGCCGCCGTCACGCGCTACGGCGAGTTCCGGCTCACCCGCTCCGTTCCCGAATCCGCCCTCCCCACACCGACCTTCGCCCTGGCCGTGACGGCGCGCGTCCCCGCCGGCACCGTGGTGCAGGCCCCCGTCGCCGGCCTGCTCCGACAGGAGGGCGACGCGCGGGTGCTCTCCGCCGAAGGGATGGACGTCTGGCTCGACGGGCTGATCGCATCGGGCGCCGTGCCTCGCCGCGTGGCCGCAGGCGACCCGATCGGGGTAACGGAGACACTGACCGTTCAGCTGTCCCGTGTCGCCGGTCACCGCCCGCCACCGTTCGTGCGACCCGGTGCCGAGGATTCGTGGCGTCGACTCAGCCCGGATCCGTCCATGCTCTTCGGAATCGGACTCGCCGCCACCATCGTCGACCCGGATGCGCTGCTCGGGCGCCGTGACGCGACCTTCGCCCGCGTGCAGGAGCACTACTACGTGCATCCGCCTCTCATCGAGCGCGGCTGGCGCCATCACCTCATCGACACCCGCGGCCAGACCTATGTCGACATGGTCAACAATGTGACCGCCGTAGGCCACGCGCACCCGCGACTGGTCAGCGCGGTGCGGGACCAGTGGGCGCTGCTCAACACGAACTCACGGTTCCATTACGAGGAGCTCTCCGCCTTCACCTCTCGGCTCGCCGAGCTGGCTCCGGACCCACTCGACACCGTCTTCCTGGTGAACAGCGGCAGCGAGGCCGTCGACCTGGCCCTCCGCCTGGCCCAGACCGTCACCGGCCGGCGCACGATCATGGCCGTCCGCGAGGCGTACCACGGCTGGACCGTCGGAGCGGACGCCGTCTCCTCCTCGATCGGAGACAATCCACGCGCCCTCGAGACCCGGCCGGACTGGGTCCGCCTCGTGGAACCCCCGCACAGCTACCGCGGAAAGTATCGTGGCGCGGACGCCGCGACCGGCTACCTGGCCGACCTCGCGTCCGACCTCGAAGCGCTCGACGACGCGGGCGTCGGCCTCGCCGGTTTCATCGCCGAGCCCGTCTTCGGCAACGCCGGCGGCGTGATGCTGCCCGACGGCTATCTCGCCGGCGCGTTCGAGCTCGTCCGGCGTCGAGGCGGGCTCTGCATCGCCGACGAAGTGCAGGTCGGCTACGGACGCCTCGGCGAGTACTTCTGGGGCAGCGAACAGCAGGGTGTGGTCCCCGACATCATCACCGTCGCGAAGGCGATGGGCAACGGGCATCCCCTCGGCGCCGTCATCACGACGCGGGCGATCGCAGACCGTTTCGCCGCCGAGGGCAGCTTCTTCTCGTCAGCGGGCGGCAGCCCGGTGAGCGCTCGGGTCGGGCTCACCGTGCTCGACATCATGCGCGACGAGCACCTGCAGGAGAACGCCCGCGTCGTCGGCGCTCATCTCGCCGGACGTCTCGAGGAGCTCGCTAGGCGGTTCCCGATCATCGGAGCCGTGCACGGACTCGGTCTCTACCTCGGGGTCGAACTCGTGCGGGACCCGGTGACCCTCGAACCCGCAGGAGCGGAGGCCGCTCGGATCTGCGACGCTCTGCTGGCGGAGGGATGCATCGTGCAGCCGACCGGCGACCACAAGAACGTCCTGAAGATCAAGCCACCGCTCTGCCTCACGATCGAGGCTGCGGATTTCTTCGCCGACGCTCTGGAGCGGGTGCTGGCGGACTGA
- a CDS encoding LysE/ArgO family amino acid transporter, giving the protein MPPAAAATILAGLAAGASLIIAIGAQNAFVLRQGLRREHVLPIVLICIASDGILIALGIAGIGGLVRAAPAALEVVRWAGFAFLVFYGILAARRAFRPERLDTEGGSTRTSLASAVLTCVALTWLNPHVYLDTVVLLGSLATPHGDPGRWFFGLGALVASTIWFAALGFGARFLAPVFARPIAWRILDAGVAVLMVTLAVLLVVQA; this is encoded by the coding sequence ATGCCCCCTGCAGCCGCCGCCACGATCCTCGCCGGCCTCGCGGCAGGAGCGTCGCTGATCATCGCGATCGGCGCCCAGAACGCCTTCGTGCTTCGCCAGGGCCTGCGCCGGGAGCACGTTCTGCCGATCGTCCTGATCTGCATCGCGAGCGACGGCATCCTCATCGCCCTCGGAATCGCAGGCATCGGCGGTCTCGTGCGTGCGGCGCCCGCAGCACTCGAGGTCGTGCGCTGGGCGGGCTTCGCATTCCTGGTGTTCTACGGAATCCTCGCCGCCCGCAGGGCGTTCCGCCCCGAGCGACTCGACACCGAGGGCGGTTCGACGCGCACCTCCCTCGCGTCCGCGGTGCTCACCTGTGTCGCGCTCACCTGGCTCAATCCGCACGTGTACCTGGACACGGTCGTCCTGCTCGGGTCCCTCGCGACACCGCACGGCGATCCGGGCCGCTGGTTCTTCGGTCTCGGGGCTCTCGTCGCGAGCACGATCTGGTTCGCAGCCCTCGGGTTCGGGGCACGATTCCTCGCTCCCGTCTTCGCCCGGCCGATCGCGTGGCGGATCCTCGACGCGGGCGTCGCCGTGCTCATGGTGACGCTCGCGGTGCTCCTCGTCGTGCAGGCCTGA
- a CDS encoding DUF3054 domain-containing protein: MKNPGTVALAAVIDVAGVVLFVLIGRSSHAEDLNSIGTLDTLWPFLAGLALGWALTFAWLRPLAVLWPGMPIWIITVAAGMLFRASAGQGVDFSFVVVAIVVLGIFLVGWRLIAMPIARRRVA; this comes from the coding sequence GTGAAGAACCCGGGTACGGTCGCGCTCGCGGCTGTGATCGATGTAGCCGGGGTCGTGCTCTTCGTGCTCATCGGCCGGTCGAGCCACGCCGAAGACCTCAACTCGATCGGAACGCTCGACACGCTCTGGCCGTTCCTCGCCGGGCTGGCCCTCGGCTGGGCGCTCACCTTCGCGTGGCTGCGCCCGCTCGCGGTCCTCTGGCCCGGCATGCCGATCTGGATCATCACCGTCGCCGCCGGGATGCTGTTCCGCGCGTCGGCGGGGCAGGGTGTCGACTTCTCGTTCGTCGTCGTCGCGATTGTCGTCCTCGGAATCTTCCTCGTCGGCTGGCGCCTGATCGCGATGCCGATCGCACGCCGCAGGGTCGCCTGA
- a CDS encoding SDR family oxidoreductase: MNDQNLPLLGRGAIVTGVSRRRGIGFAVARRLAELGADLFVHHFSPHDAELPWGADDLEAVFAELRAAQHAGARFGQLGADLAEAESADRIIRAARDAIGTPRILVCNQARSGGDGSIFDMAAERLDGHWSVNARATLLLTRSFAEAFASAAGLARDEAARPEQSDPTAPGVRQATDWPFDEFRTGRVFWMTSGQQDGPMPGEVAYATSKAALAGLTPTVASELLTRGILLNTINPGPVNTGYLDPETTDRPLKDMQERLRTLPFGRFGTPEDPARLIGWLATDDGRWVVGQVITSDGGFRL; encoded by the coding sequence ATGAACGACCAGAATCTTCCGCTGCTCGGGCGCGGCGCCATCGTCACGGGCGTCTCCCGGCGTCGCGGCATCGGCTTCGCCGTCGCCCGCCGTCTCGCCGAACTCGGTGCCGACCTGTTCGTGCACCACTTTTCGCCGCACGACGCCGAGCTGCCCTGGGGGGCCGACGACCTCGAGGCCGTCTTCGCCGAACTGCGTGCCGCACAGCATGCGGGGGCCCGCTTCGGGCAGCTGGGTGCGGATCTGGCCGAAGCGGAGTCGGCGGACCGAATCATCCGGGCCGCGCGCGACGCGATCGGCACTCCGCGCATCCTCGTCTGCAATCAGGCGCGCAGCGGCGGCGACGGGTCGATCTTCGACATGGCGGCCGAACGCCTCGACGGGCACTGGTCGGTCAACGCACGGGCGACCCTTCTGCTCACCCGCTCCTTCGCGGAGGCATTCGCCAGCGCTGCGGGGCTCGCGAGGGACGAGGCCGCCCGTCCGGAGCAGTCGGACCCGACCGCTCCGGGGGTGCGCCAGGCGACGGACTGGCCCTTCGACGAATTCCGAACGGGCCGCGTGTTCTGGATGACGTCGGGCCAGCAGGACGGACCCATGCCGGGTGAGGTCGCGTACGCGACGAGCAAGGCGGCGCTCGCCGGGCTCACCCCCACCGTGGCCAGCGAACTGCTCACCCGGGGCATCCTGCTGAACACGATCAATCCCGGCCCGGTCAACACCGGCTATCTCGACCCGGAGACGACCGATCGTCCGCTGAAGGACATGCAGGAGCGGCTGCGCACCCTTCCTTTCGGGCGCTTCGGGACTCCGGAGGACCCCGCCAGGCTGATCGGCTGGCTCGCCACGGACGACGGACGGTGGGTGGTCGGGCAGGTGATCACAAGCGACGGCGGATTTCGGCTCTGA
- a CDS encoding LysR family transcriptional regulator ArgP yields the protein MEANAEHLRTLAAVVDHGSFERAADVLRITPSAVSQRIKALEQRTGRVLVLRTKPATVTEPGQVLLRLARQVALLEDEALARLDADAVGGIRAIPLVVNADSLATWVLPALAAVHDVTFELFLDDQDHSTARLRDGTVVGAVTSDPVAVQGCIVRPLGSMTYRALASPGFVSRWFPAGPTREALAVAPVIVFDRKDALQDRYLAARGVDAHPPRHQVPASSEFVTAASLGLGWAMIPDQQSAELVAGGRLVDLDPGRGIEVPLYWQHWAVESESLSRLTEALLRQAAEHLIVSPPAPAPERRRRNPQPRS from the coding sequence ATGGAGGCGAACGCCGAGCACCTGAGAACACTGGCTGCGGTCGTCGACCACGGCAGCTTCGAACGCGCCGCCGATGTCCTCCGCATCACGCCGTCGGCGGTCAGCCAGCGCATCAAGGCCCTCGAACAGAGAACGGGTCGGGTACTCGTCCTCCGCACGAAGCCGGCGACGGTCACGGAGCCCGGCCAGGTGCTCCTCCGCCTGGCGCGCCAGGTGGCGCTGCTCGAAGACGAAGCCCTCGCGCGCCTGGACGCGGATGCCGTGGGCGGCATCCGCGCCATCCCGCTCGTGGTGAACGCGGACTCACTCGCCACCTGGGTCCTCCCGGCGCTCGCCGCGGTGCACGATGTGACCTTCGAGCTGTTCCTCGACGACCAGGATCATTCGACCGCCCGGCTCAGGGACGGCACAGTCGTGGGCGCTGTCACGTCGGATCCGGTCGCCGTCCAGGGCTGCATCGTGCGACCGCTCGGGTCTATGACGTATCGCGCCCTGGCGTCGCCGGGTTTCGTCAGCCGCTGGTTTCCCGCGGGGCCGACGCGCGAGGCCCTCGCGGTCGCCCCCGTCATCGTCTTCGATCGCAAGGACGCCCTCCAGGACCGCTACCTGGCGGCGCGCGGGGTGGACGCGCATCCGCCCCGCCACCAGGTGCCCGCATCCTCCGAGTTCGTGACGGCGGCGTCCCTCGGTCTCGGCTGGGCGATGATCCCCGACCAGCAGTCGGCGGAGCTGGTCGCAGGCGGCAGGCTCGTCGACCTCGACCCGGGCCGCGGGATCGAGGTTCCGCTGTACTGGCAGCACTGGGCGGTCGAGTCGGAGTCGCTCTCGCGCCTGACGGAGGCGCTGCTTCGCCAGGCGGCCGAGCACCTCATCGTCAGTCCGCCAGCACCCGCTCCAGAGCGTCGGCGAAGAAATCCGCAGCCTCGATCGTGA
- a CDS encoding helix-turn-helix transcriptional regulator has protein sequence MPTEGISAAEQIRISPVPVGRGDLLALADRRWAAAASGTGHLLLLAGEAGIGKSRLVDDISVRITGVENRFDASAFRRGSEIVGGVLLELAAALRRSKHPDVADRLRTLLFAGAEGGDRARRRRVLVTDLADILSDFLGACGPTLLRLEDLHWADELSLDVLERMAGSLRGTHTLVLATYRTEELFPGTPLRQWRDRLVGQRLAEEAHIRRLDRAMTAQLAEAITGSVLPSVYLDQLYARSDGIPLHVEELIAAGAVTRVPGSVAEAVLLGRGALSPRARSLVDAAAVIGRSFDIDVLAGTIGESVDELDAGLTELLDRHIIVSTGDGTNFDFRHAMIRDTIYESIPPSRRRRLHEAAGVAAIVAEYCYADVSDHYERANLPDIAYGHALFAAADAARVSAHREAATLYERARRTAPQDLPLSERADLYARLASEVAAVDENEEAVEHFAMAIDLYRSAADEVAAARLVPRLMSTRHLVGDPLETRTRLALDALARLNGADIDPESVPPLVRFELFAALAAAYMLDRRLYTAIEYGTNAAAIRLPQDPDDVATLAARVNLDATLGSVLVFAGRMEEGWRLLENAVTTGRKAGIEAETARAFRMLGSSASVLVEYDRAERWLEEGLEYTERTERWNDHHYLASHLAHVCWARGDWQRAENEARRALADGRGGITTRVTALIVLGYLGVGHGELDEAHSVLDEARVIGERMNELQRLSPALWGLAELAVQEGRAHDAVALCDRALRDSERVGDAAYLFPFLVTGVRAHLALHEVTAAREWIRRCGKLISARGIPGTLPALEHAEGLLALGEAHWVHAREHLESARSGWEQRHRFWEGTQASIDLASGLNRTRRGREATAELDRARSLAQGAGARVLELRADAVSVRAAEAPGIAPLSEREFEVAGLIAAGATNKEIAVTLTIAPKTVGAHVEHILAKLDAARPSEIAAWVAEHRAVAR, from the coding sequence ATGCCCACTGAGGGAATCTCAGCTGCGGAGCAGATCCGAATCTCGCCCGTCCCCGTCGGGAGGGGCGACCTGTTGGCTCTGGCGGACCGGCGCTGGGCGGCGGCGGCCTCCGGGACCGGTCATCTGCTGCTGCTCGCGGGCGAGGCCGGAATCGGCAAGTCGCGACTCGTCGACGACATCTCCGTGCGCATCACGGGAGTCGAGAACCGGTTCGATGCGTCCGCCTTCCGCCGCGGGAGCGAGATCGTGGGCGGGGTCCTGCTCGAACTGGCCGCGGCTCTGCGTAGGTCGAAGCATCCAGACGTCGCCGATCGGCTGCGAACGCTGCTGTTCGCCGGCGCGGAAGGCGGTGACCGGGCGCGCCGGCGCCGGGTGCTCGTGACCGACCTCGCCGACATCCTGAGCGACTTCCTCGGCGCGTGCGGACCCACGCTCCTCCGCCTGGAAGACCTGCACTGGGCCGACGAACTCAGCCTCGACGTGCTCGAACGGATGGCAGGCTCGCTGCGTGGCACTCACACCCTGGTGCTCGCCACCTATCGCACGGAGGAGCTGTTCCCGGGCACGCCGCTGCGCCAATGGCGCGACCGACTCGTCGGGCAGCGTCTTGCAGAAGAGGCGCACATCCGGCGCCTCGACCGCGCGATGACGGCGCAACTCGCCGAAGCCATCACCGGCTCCGTTCTGCCGTCCGTGTACCTGGACCAGTTGTACGCGCGCAGTGACGGGATACCGCTGCACGTCGAAGAGCTGATCGCGGCGGGCGCGGTAACGCGGGTTCCCGGGTCGGTCGCGGAGGCCGTGCTGCTCGGTCGTGGTGCGCTCAGTCCTCGCGCCCGCTCACTGGTCGACGCTGCAGCGGTCATCGGGCGTTCGTTCGACATCGACGTGCTCGCGGGCACGATCGGCGAATCGGTCGACGAGCTCGACGCAGGCCTCACCGAACTGCTCGACCGGCACATCATCGTCTCGACAGGGGACGGCACGAACTTCGACTTCCGGCACGCGATGATCCGCGACACTATCTATGAGAGCATCCCGCCCAGCAGGCGACGACGGCTGCACGAAGCGGCGGGGGTGGCCGCGATCGTTGCGGAATACTGTTACGCCGACGTCTCCGATCACTACGAGCGGGCCAATCTGCCCGACATCGCCTACGGTCATGCACTCTTCGCGGCCGCAGACGCCGCGCGCGTCTCGGCCCACCGGGAGGCGGCCACGCTGTACGAACGCGCGCGACGCACGGCGCCTCAGGATCTTCCGCTCTCCGAGCGGGCGGACCTCTACGCGCGTCTCGCCTCGGAGGTGGCCGCTGTCGACGAGAACGAGGAGGCCGTCGAGCATTTCGCGATGGCGATCGACCTCTACCGCTCGGCGGCCGACGAAGTGGCGGCCGCCCGGCTGGTTCCGCGGCTGATGTCGACGAGGCACCTCGTCGGCGATCCGCTCGAGACCCGCACGCGACTGGCTCTGGATGCGCTCGCCCGGCTGAACGGTGCCGACATCGACCCGGAGAGCGTGCCTCCGCTCGTGCGATTCGAGTTGTTCGCGGCTCTCGCGGCGGCCTACATGCTCGATCGGAGGCTGTATACGGCGATCGAATACGGCACCAACGCGGCCGCCATCAGGCTCCCGCAGGATCCGGACGACGTCGCCACACTGGCGGCGCGGGTGAACCTCGACGCGACTCTCGGGTCCGTCCTCGTCTTCGCAGGACGAATGGAGGAGGGATGGCGCCTTCTCGAGAACGCCGTCACGACCGGGCGCAAGGCCGGGATCGAGGCGGAGACGGCGCGCGCGTTCCGGATGCTCGGGTCGTCCGCCTCCGTCCTCGTCGAGTACGACCGCGCTGAACGGTGGCTCGAGGAGGGCCTCGAGTACACCGAGCGGACGGAGCGCTGGAATGACCACCACTACCTGGCCTCGCATCTGGCGCACGTGTGCTGGGCGCGCGGCGACTGGCAACGCGCCGAGAACGAGGCGAGACGCGCGCTCGCGGATGGGCGCGGCGGGATCACGACGCGCGTGACGGCACTGATCGTGCTCGGGTATCTCGGCGTCGGGCACGGAGAACTCGACGAGGCGCATTCCGTTCTGGACGAGGCCCGCGTGATCGGCGAGCGCATGAACGAGCTGCAGCGACTGTCCCCGGCGCTCTGGGGTCTCGCCGAACTCGCAGTGCAGGAAGGACGCGCGCACGATGCGGTGGCATTGTGCGATCGCGCCCTTCGCGACTCGGAACGCGTGGGCGACGCCGCCTACTTGTTTCCGTTCCTCGTCACCGGCGTCCGCGCGCACCTCGCCCTTCACGAAGTGACCGCCGCCCGCGAGTGGATCAGACGCTGCGGCAAGCTGATCAGCGCACGCGGCATCCCGGGGACGCTTCCCGCGCTCGAGCATGCCGAAGGACTGCTCGCACTGGGTGAAGCCCACTGGGTTCACGCACGCGAGCATCTCGAGTCGGCACGTTCCGGCTGGGAGCAGCGGCACCGGTTCTGGGAGGGGACGCAGGCTTCGATCGACCTCGCATCGGGGCTCAACCGCACGAGGCGGGGGAGGGAGGCGACGGCGGAGCTGGATCGCGCCCGGTCGCTGGCGCAGGGAGCAGGCGCCCGTGTGCTGGAGCTTCGAGCGGATGCGGTGAGCGTGCGCGCCGCGGAGGCCCCAGGAATCGCCCCGTTGTCGGAACGCGAGTTCGAGGTCGCCGGCCTGATCGCCGCGGGCGCGACCAACAAGGAGATCGCCGTCACGCTCACGATCGCGCCCAAGACGGTCGGCGCCCATGTCGAGCACATCCTCGCCAAGCTCGACGCGGCGCGACCTTCGGAGATCGCGGCCTGGGTGGCCGAGCACCGGGCCGTGGCGCGGTAG
- a CDS encoding aminopeptidase P family protein — protein sequence MRQFTADDYAARLERGAAHAREAGLDGLLVAPGPDLSYFIDYLPVATTERITLLVIPADGPPSMVVPILEHDSAEAALGARAVSLVDWSDGTDEYVPTAKLLSPDGRYGMSDSTWAMHLLGLQEKLPRARFTAMSKALPMLRAVKGDDEIERLAAAGAAADATFEQIIHVRFAGRTENDVAADLAALLREHGHSQVDFTVVGSGPNGANPHHEAGDRTIVDGDMVVLDFGGLKDGYGSDTTRTVHVGEPTPEERQVFEIVRQAQQEAFEAVAVGVPCQEIDRVARRVITDAGYGDRFIHRVGHGIGLTTHEPPYMVEGEEHPIEAGMCFSIEPGIYLPERFGVRIEDIVVATADGGRRLNDTSRELQLVE from the coding sequence ATGAGGCAGTTCACCGCCGACGACTACGCCGCCCGCCTGGAGCGCGGCGCCGCCCACGCGAGGGAGGCCGGACTGGACGGGCTCCTGGTCGCTCCCGGTCCCGACCTGTCCTACTTCATCGACTACCTCCCCGTCGCGACGACCGAGCGGATCACGCTGCTCGTCATCCCCGCCGACGGCCCGCCGAGCATGGTCGTGCCGATCCTCGAGCACGACAGTGCCGAAGCGGCCCTCGGTGCGCGAGCGGTCAGTCTCGTCGACTGGTCGGACGGCACGGATGAGTATGTGCCCACCGCGAAGCTGCTCTCCCCCGACGGCCGCTACGGCATGTCGGACTCGACCTGGGCGATGCACCTGCTCGGTCTCCAGGAGAAGCTCCCGCGCGCTCGGTTCACGGCGATGAGCAAGGCGCTCCCCATGCTGCGCGCGGTGAAAGGCGACGACGAGATCGAGCGGCTCGCGGCGGCCGGTGCGGCGGCGGATGCGACGTTCGAGCAGATCATCCACGTCCGCTTCGCCGGGCGCACCGAGAACGACGTGGCCGCCGACCTGGCCGCGCTGCTGCGCGAGCACGGCCATTCGCAGGTCGATTTCACGGTCGTCGGGTCGGGCCCCAACGGCGCGAACCCGCACCACGAGGCCGGCGACCGCACCATCGTGGACGGCGACATGGTGGTGCTCGACTTCGGCGGTCTCAAGGACGGCTACGGATCGGACACCACACGAACCGTCCACGTCGGCGAGCCGACACCGGAGGAGCGGCAGGTCTTCGAGATCGTGCGGCAGGCGCAGCAGGAGGCGTTCGAGGCGGTCGCGGTGGGGGTGCCCTGCCAGGAGATCGACCGGGTGGCCCGTCGGGTCATCACGGATGCCGGCTACGGCGACCGGTTCATCCATCGCGTCGGTCACGGCATCGGCCTCACGACGCACGAGCCGCCCTACATGGTCGAGGGAGAGGAGCATCCGATCGAAGCGGGGATGTGCTTCTCGATCGAGCCGGGGATCTATCTGCCTGAGCGGTTCGGGGTGCGCATCGAGGACATCGTCGTCGCCACGGCCGACGGCGGACGGCGACTGAACGACACGAGCCGGGAACTGCAGCTCGTCGAATAG